In Salmo trutta unplaced genomic scaffold, fSalTru1.1, whole genome shotgun sequence, a single window of DNA contains:
- the LOC115182104 gene encoding flocculation protein FLO11-like, with translation MFNRSFVQRIPVLTHNKSRLVFQIICKLEMEMVIAYGSLGYGYSHQLKHPKRNMESLVERSLFLRRPPPDDRKDHHYNVVTPKPVPYSDFIAALMYRETTNPDNRTTYPSNSTISPIILECMEKRGRLLQMHEEMEAFESSEDALQYLEKLVMKKGIRTGTPWRMNKRFKVLSKWRKKATMVSKLLNFGGCSEAAKQQRDKVLLTGPLGVTPPVPLLKCLAMQQEKIPLDNENEVSEMSKPPSPRKTLAAAPGLSTCMASTQVAQSAPFSPPPSDQYTTPPTSAVAHKASPPSSVASSSMDHPVQSRATSSPRHVTLVLPEGPATSASTSAQPSTRHIPKPTNVAPIHLTSLCVLTTLEEDGEEEDGEEEDGEEEDGEEEDGEEEDGEEEVEEKNEVHAPVSSSLLKTLSSLTLTPEMALHATLVPPHQQSRHGQLEECQPANPSNQQEECQPANPSYQPYQESPSRGKSDRDQGGTGSGAAGRVRESGWTQTQREAAGMGSIGSRWKQNFAGLGSLGSGGQRREEDASCSSTALRSPTLIDLAPPRLLGAWTKNTATVPTPIGGGGGGLDWRSGGLPAAQRTSPTLCSQLISPPSIPPLSDPLSQSPLTRSPLPHLGSRATDTPSPDLETWTLDSSPFLGSMLCESNPPDLRVGQTSGGSNTDRHTQRSGGASSSTEPLTTLNSWLSSDDLPTGAGSDSGQWSLLSEIDMSPLRSGLVFSPLTPISSSDPLTPSSSPTRSTRGSKPGKERPRIVETPHSPYHRRNRDHRDYYGKM, from the exons ATGTTCAATAGGAGTTTTGTACAACGGATTCCTGTATTGACCCACAATAAAAGCCGACTTGTTTTCCAGATCATCTGTAAGCTGGAGATGGAGATGGTGATTGCGTATGGATCCTTGGGTTACGGATACTCCCACCAG TTGAAGCACCCAAAGAGAAACATGGAGAGCCTAGTGGAGCGCTCGCTCTTCCTCCGCCGTCCACCACCGGACGACCGCAAAGACCATCACTA taatgtggtcaCTCCTAAGCCAGTACCTTATTCAGACTTTATCGCAGCGCTGATGTACAGAGAGACCACCAACCCAGACAACAGGACGACTTACCCCTCAAACAGCACAATCTCCCCCATCATCCTGGAATGTATGGAGAAGAGGGGCAG GCTACTGCAGATGCATGAGGAGATGGAGGCGTTTGAGTCGTCCGAGGACGCCCTGCAGTACCTGGAGAAACTGGTGATGAAGAAAGGGATTAGAACCGGTACCCCCTGGAGGATGAACAAGAGGTTCAAG GTTCTCTCTAAGTGGAGGAAAAAGGCAACCATGGTTTCCAAGCTGCTCAATTTTGGAGGCTGCTCAGAGGCGGCGAAACAACAGAGAGACAAAGTTTTGCTCACAGGGCCATTGG GTGTGACTCCCCCTGTGCCACTTTTAAAGTGCCTTGCCATGCAACAG GAGAAAATACCCTTAGACAATGAGAACGAAGTGTCTGAAATGAGCAAGCCTCCATCTCCCAGAAAGACCCTGGCTGCAGCACCTGGCCTGTCCACATGTATGGCCTCCACCCAGGTTGCCCAGTCAGCCCCATTCTCTCCACCTCCATCTGATCAATATACCACACCGCCAACATCAGCCGTGGCCCATAAGGCATCTCCCCCTAGCAGTGTGGCCTCCAGCTCCATGGACCACCCTGTCCAGTCCAGGGCCACCTCTTCCCCCAGACACGTCACCCTGGTCCTGCCTGAGGGTCCCGCCACCTCAGCCTCCACCTCCGCTCAGCCCAGTACCAGACACATCCCTAAACCCACCAATGTGGCTCCTATCCACCTGACCTCCCTCTGTGTTCTTACTACCCtggaggaagatggagaggaggaagatggagaggaggaagatggagaggaggaagacgGAGAGGAGGAAGacggagaggaggaagatggagaggaggaggtcgAGGAGAAAAATGAGGTGCATGCTCCAGTATCGTCCTCCCTCCTCAAGACGCTCTCCTCTCTGACGCTGACCCCTGAGATGGCCCTCCATGCCACCCTGGTGCCCCCACACCAACAGAGCAGGCATGGGCAGCTGGAGGAATGTCAGCCAGCTAACCCCAGCAACCAGCAGGAGGAGTGTCAGCCAGCTAACCCCAGCTACCAACCTTACCAGGAGAGCCCGTCCAGGGGGAAGAGTGACCGAGACCAGGGGGGGACTGGTAGTGGTGCCGCTGGAAGAGTGAGGGAGTCGGGGTGGACCCAGACCCAGAGAGAGGCTGCTGGAATGGGCAGCATTGGAAGTCGGTGGAAGCAGAATTTTGCTGGGCTTGGCTCTCTTGGTTCCGGAGGGCAGAGGAGGGAAGAAGATGCCTCATGCAGCAGCACTGCCCTCAGGTCCCCTACACTGATCGACCTGGCCCCACCACGGCTGCTGGGGGCCTGGACCAAGAACACTGCCACTGTGCCGACACCCAtaggagggggtgggggaggcCTGGACTGGAGATCTGGAGGTCTGCCCGCCGCCCAGAGAACCAGCCCGACTCTCTGCTCTCAGTTAATCTCCCCCCCGTCCATCCCTCCGTTATCCGACCCTCTGAGCCAGAGCCCTCTGACGCGCTCCCCCCTGCCGCACCTCGGCTCACGGGCCACCGACACACCTTCTCCAGACCTGGAAACCTGGACCCTAGATAGTTCCCCCTTCCTCGGTAGCATGCTGTGTGAGTCCAACCCTCCAGATCTACGTGTTGGCCAAACCAGCGGTGGCAGCAACACTGATAGGCACACCCAGAGATCAGGAGGAGCCAGCTCCAGCACAGAACCACTCACCACACTCAACTCCTGGCTCAGCAGTGACGATCTCCCCACCGGAGCTGGCTCAGACTCTGGACAGTGGTCCCTCCTCTCAGAGATCGACATGTCACCACTCCGCAGCGGACTGGTcttctcccccctcacccccatctcctcctccgaCCCCCTCACCCCCAGCTCCTCCCCTACCAGAAGCACCAGAGGCAGCAAGCCAGGCAAGGAGAGACCCAGGATCGTGGAGACACCTCATTCCCCGTATCACAGGCGCAACAGAGACCACAGAGATTATTATGGGAAGATgtag